Proteins encoded by one window of Candidatus Bathyarchaeota archaeon:
- a CDS encoding RlmE family RNA methyltransferase encodes MTSDWRRRRKDHFSKMAKKENYRSRASFKLLEAIRKYGFIRDGDVVVDLGAYPGGWLQVAREIVGDNGFVLGVDLRKIEHLGFDNVQTIIGDILDRETVNRIKAILPRQADAVISDVSPNVSGVWEVDHARQIELAERSLSIAISILRVGGSFFVKVFRGELFEEYLKHVKNFFLDVRVFKPKASRTESAEIYVLGLNYQA; translated from the coding sequence TTGACTAGCGACTGGAGAAGACGAAGGAAAGATCACTTCAGTAAGATGGCTAAGAAAGAGAATTATAGGTCACGCGCATCCTTCAAGCTTCTAGAAGCCATAAGAAAATATGGCTTCATAAGAGACGGGGACGTTGTAGTAGACTTAGGAGCCTACCCAGGAGGGTGGCTCCAGGTCGCGAGAGAGATAGTTGGCGATAACGGTTTTGTCTTGGGGGTGGATCTTCGAAAAATAGAGCACTTAGGCTTCGATAATGTCCAAACCATCATCGGAGACATCCTAGATCGCGAAACTGTGAATAGAATAAAGGCCATATTGCCAAGGCAGGCCGATGCAGTGATCTCGGATGTTTCGCCAAATGTTTCTGGAGTATGGGAAGTTGATCACGCAAGGCAGATAGAGCTCGCTGAACGCTCGCTCAGCATAGCCATTTCAATTCTGAGGGTTGGAGGGTCATTCTTCGTTAAGGTCTTCAGAGGTGAACTATTCGAAGAGTATCTAAAGCATGTTAAGAATTTCTTTCTAGATGTTAGAGTATTCAAGCCTAAGGCAAGCAGAACCGAAAGCGCAGAGATCTACGTGCTCGGCCTGAATTATCAGGCTTAG
- a CDS encoding ATP-dependent DNA ligase translates to MYSLVAEAYEKIEDTTKRLEMTDYLVEFFRKTPKTLIDKVVYLTQGKLYPDFTGIEIGVAEKLAVRAVARASGRKESEIEEDLKVTGDLGETAQKMLAKRLQSTFFTHPLTVERVYHTLDKMAKTTGAGATDQKINLLTGLLMDATPKEAKYLIRTVTSKLRLGIADMTVLDALAIAYGGGKETRPLFERAYNVSSDLGKVAKAAAEMGVEGLKDFKVSIGCPVRPMLAERLSSPREILEKLGGRCIAEYKYDGERIQAHKDGDKVILFSRRLENITDQYPDAVELVRGWIIPHQAIIEAECVAVDLDTGEMKPFQELMHRRRKYGIEEAVKEYPVSLFVFDVLYADGKDFTAETYQTRHRVLEQIIKPNERINIANYILTDNPEELERFFEEAIENGCEGLVCKSIGEDSIYQAGARGWLWIKYKRDYKSEMIDTVELVVVGAFHGRGKRAGTFGALLLAAYNPQDDVFETVCKCGSGFTDEDLLKIPEMMEKHKITHRHPRVESKIEADIWFEPKVVLEIIGAEITLSPIHTCAQDVIRRGSGLAIRFPRFTGNYRIDKSAEDATTVSEIIEMYRSRLRTVES, encoded by the coding sequence ATGTATTCTCTGGTTGCTGAGGCATATGAAAAAATTGAAGATACAACTAAGAGGCTTGAGATGACGGATTACCTTGTAGAGTTTTTTAGAAAAACTCCGAAGACATTGATCGATAAAGTTGTTTATTTAACGCAGGGAAAACTTTACCCAGATTTTACTGGGATTGAGATAGGAGTGGCTGAGAAACTTGCTGTAAGAGCTGTTGCAAGAGCTAGTGGTAGAAAGGAAAGTGAGATTGAAGAAGACTTGAAGGTAACTGGAGATCTAGGGGAGACCGCTCAGAAGATGCTGGCAAAAAGGCTCCAGTCTACTTTTTTCACTCATCCCCTTACAGTTGAAAGGGTATATCACACCCTTGACAAGATGGCGAAGACCACAGGGGCAGGCGCCACTGATCAGAAGATAAATCTTTTGACTGGCCTACTCATGGATGCTACACCTAAAGAGGCGAAGTATCTCATAAGGACGGTGACAAGTAAGCTACGCCTCGGCATCGCAGATATGACTGTTCTCGACGCATTAGCCATCGCCTACGGTGGCGGGAAAGAGACAAGACCCCTATTCGAGAGAGCATATAATGTCTCCTCTGACCTTGGGAAGGTGGCAAAAGCCGCTGCTGAGATGGGTGTAGAGGGGCTTAAGGATTTTAAGGTTTCGATAGGATGCCCTGTCAGGCCTATGCTTGCCGAACGTTTAAGCTCGCCAAGGGAGATCTTGGAAAAACTTGGTGGAAGATGCATAGCTGAGTACAAGTATGATGGAGAAAGGATACAGGCCCACAAGGACGGGGACAAAGTCATACTTTTTTCTAGGAGACTTGAGAATATAACGGATCAGTATCCAGATGCTGTTGAATTAGTTCGGGGATGGATAATTCCTCATCAAGCCATTATTGAGGCTGAGTGTGTTGCGGTGGATCTTGACACTGGCGAGATGAAGCCGTTCCAAGAACTGATGCATAGAAGGCGGAAGTATGGTATAGAAGAAGCCGTCAAGGAATATCCGGTCTCACTTTTCGTTTTCGACGTGTTATATGCAGACGGAAAAGACTTTACTGCTGAGACCTACCAGACTAGGCACAGGGTCCTTGAACAGATAATTAAACCAAATGAGAGAATTAACATAGCGAATTATATTCTGACGGATAATCCTGAGGAGCTTGAACGCTTCTTTGAGGAGGCTATAGAAAATGGCTGCGAGGGACTTGTATGCAAGTCTATCGGCGAAGACTCTATATATCAGGCCGGGGCGAGGGGATGGTTATGGATCAAGTATAAACGAGACTATAAGAGTGAGATGATAGATACTGTAGAGTTAGTGGTGGTCGGAGCCTTTCATGGAAGGGGAAAGAGAGCGGGAACATTCGGTGCACTTTTGCTTGCTGCGTACAACCCTCAAGATGATGTTTTCGAAACGGTCTGCAAGTGTGGATCAGGGTTCACAGATGAGGACCTCCTCAAAATTCCGGAGATGATGGAGAAACATAAGATCACACATCGTCATCCAAGGGTTGAATCTAAAATTGAAGCTGACATTTGGTTCGAGCCTAAGGTTGTTCTTGAAATAATAGGTGCAGAAATCACATTAAGTCCAATCCACACATGTGCGCAAGATGTTATAAGAAGGGGAAGCGGCCTAGCCATCAGATTTCCAAGGTTTACTGGAAACTATCGAATTGATAAATCAGCTGAAGACGCGACAACAGTATCAGAGATAATTGAGATGTATAGAAGTCGATTGAGAACAGTCGAGTCTTAA
- a CDS encoding zinc ribbon domain-containing protein, with product MFPKSFEDRYIIHVPSVGRVMGEAFRIYVSQPAVFYLPFLLTNIAVIWIVGLAKCFLPSFTLTENFSEEFLISLINYLSIAVPIAGALTVAIWTFYSLPYGIATACTHFLIGGREMSLRKSLGLFLSNVWSVLMVSLAYSFLVVVGTIFLIFPGLYAFVLFSLSVQVAVIEDAGVIVSFRRSRKLASNYWMRVFLILALTYLMYGLGYLVGNAVAGENVIARWLIVSVITSIMQPLQPISMTYLYHMLRKSEETLTQVELIQSVPVAFNPRFCYKCGQRLPIDAIYCPNCGVKVRE from the coding sequence GTGTTTCCTAAATCATTTGAGGATCGGTACATCATTCATGTACCCTCTGTTGGAAGGGTTATGGGTGAAGCTTTCAGGATCTATGTCTCACAGCCTGCAGTCTTCTATCTTCCTTTTTTACTAACGAATATTGCGGTTATCTGGATCGTTGGGCTCGCAAAATGTTTTCTTCCATCCTTCACTCTTACTGAGAATTTCTCTGAGGAATTTCTTATTTCATTGATAAATTATCTTTCGATAGCGGTTCCGATAGCTGGCGCATTGACAGTGGCGATATGGACTTTTTATTCTTTACCATATGGGATAGCTACTGCATGCACCCATTTTCTCATTGGAGGTCGAGAAATGAGTTTAAGAAAAAGTTTGGGCCTTTTCCTCTCGAATGTTTGGTCAGTATTAATGGTCAGTTTGGCTTATAGCTTTCTTGTGGTTGTGGGAACAATTTTTTTGATCTTTCCAGGTCTCTACGCATTTGTTCTTTTCAGCTTATCTGTTCAAGTTGCGGTTATTGAGGATGCAGGGGTAATCGTGAGTTTTCGGCGTAGCAGAAAACTGGCCAGCAACTATTGGATGAGGGTCTTTCTGATTCTAGCCCTGACCTATTTGATGTATGGTTTGGGATATCTTGTTGGAAATGCGGTTGCGGGTGAAAACGTAATTGCACGTTGGCTAATTGTAAGTGTTATTACATCCATCATGCAACCTCTTCAGCCAATCAGCATGACTTACCTGTACCACATGCTGCGTAAAAGTGAAGAGACATTAACACAGGTAGAACTTATTCAGAGCGTTCCTGTAGCCTTTAATCCCAGATTCTGCTATAAATGTGGGCAGAGACTGCCAATCGACGCAATCTACTGTCCAAATTGTGGGGTGAAGGTACGTGAGTGA